The Hemibagrus wyckioides isolate EC202008001 linkage group LG25, SWU_Hwy_1.0, whole genome shotgun sequence genome has a segment encoding these proteins:
- the LOC131346170 gene encoding gap junction Cx32.2 protein-like, with the protein MGDWGFLSTLLDKVQSHSTVIGKIWMSVLFIFRILILGAGVENVWGDEQSDLICNTLTPGCENICYDWMFPISQVRFWVMQIIFVSTPTLLYLGHAVHVIHQENKLRELRKTNQSVMPPKYTTENGKVRIKGRLLCSYLTQLFFKIILEVAFITGQYLLYGVFMIPRFICKEPFCRMDIECFMSRPTEKTIFNIFMFVVACVSLALNILEVCYLLCCRVRRRRPKYEGVVHYHTQPFSPPFAEISPDSESVQQNSMNRNLEKRSITKERQSY; encoded by the coding sequence ATGGGAGACTGGGGCTTTCTGTCCACATTGCTGGACAAGGTGCAGTCCCACTCTACTGTCATTGGCAAGATCTGGATGAGCGTCCTCTTCATCTTCAGGATCCTCATTCTGGGCGCAGGAGTCGAGAATGTTTGGGGAGATGAGCAATCTGATTTAATTTGCAACACTCTTACACCGGGCTGTGAGAACATCTGCTACGACTGGATGTTCCCCATCTCCCAAGTCCGCTTTTGGGTGATGCAAATCATCTTTGTGTCCACTCCAACCCTGCTGTACCTCGGCCATGCCGTCCATGTCATCCACCAGGAGAACAAGCTTAGAGAGTTGCGCAAAACCAACCAGTCAGTCATGCCACCAAAATACACAACGGAAAACGGCAAAGTCCGAATCAAGGGCAGATTGCTGTGTAGCTACTTGACTCAACTGTTTTTCAAAATCATCCTGGAAGTAGCTTTCATCACTGGCCAGTATTTGCTGTATGGCGTTTTTATGATACCTAGATTCATATGTAAGGAACCTTTTTGCCGCATGGACATAGAATGCTTCATGTCCAGACCCACAGAGAAGACTATCTTTAATATCTTCATGTTTGTGGTTGCATGCGTTTCCCTGGCCTTAAACATACTGGAAGTGTGCTATTTGCTGTGCTGTAGGGTAAGAAGAAGACGGCCAAAATATGAAGGAGTGGTGCATTACCATACACAACCCTTTAGTCCACCATTTGCTGAAATCAGCCCGGATTCAGAGAGCGTTCAGCAGAACAGTATgaacagaaacctggagaagcgCTCTATCACAAAGGAGAGACAAAGCTACTGA